Proteins encoded by one window of Mytilus galloprovincialis unplaced genomic scaffold, xbMytGall1.hap1.1 HAP1_SCAFFOLD_34, whole genome shotgun sequence:
- the LOC143059880 gene encoding fibroblast growth factor receptor 4-like, whose translation MSWSYGVLLWEIFTLGGNPYPSVPVERLFELLKEGHRMGRPPYASEIINKTMQSCWHENPSGRPSFNNLVIDFNKMLTSMDNRSEEYPNLDDCNSIHPIISS comes from the exons TTGGTCCTATGGAGTATTGTTGTGGGAGATATTTACACTCGGAGGGAATCCTTATCCATCTGTACCTGTGGAAAGattatttgaacttttaaaagaAGGTCATAGAATGGGCAGACCTCCATATGCTTcagaaataattaataaaacgATGCAGTCCTGTTGGCATGAGAATCCATCAGGGCGACCATCTTTCAATAACCTtgttattgattttaataaaatgttgacCTCTATGGACAACAGAAGTGAA gaatATCCAAATCTAGATGATTGTAACAGTATACATCCCatcatatcatcatga